The sequence below is a genomic window from Nostoc flagelliforme CCNUN1.
AAGATTTAACTTCATTAGTAATACCACACAAGTTACTAGAAGCTCTAGAATCTTTGCTCAGGCGAAGCCTCATCGACAAATTTCAGTCAACACTAAGTGAAAAAAGTGGTTTACTCTTCACATTACACTCTGTAGTAATGGAGTATGTCACTAGTAAATTAATTCAGCAAACTTATGAAGAGATTGCAACTCAAGAAATTGTGCTTCTTAAATATTATGCTTTGAGTAAAGCTCAGTCCAAAGACTACACTAGAGAAACTCAAATACGCTTAATTATTAAGCCAGTTATTGATGAACTTTTTACTATTTTTAAAATTCCCAGAAGGCTAGAAAATCATTTAAATGAAATTTTAGTCAAGCTGCAAAGAGAATCTTCAGTGGAACCTGGATATACAAGCGGAAATATTCTCAACTTGCTTCGTCACTTAAAGACAGATTTAAGAGGATATGATTTTTCTAACCTAAGCGTTTGGCAAGTAGATATGCGGGGTGTAAGTTTACCTCAAGTCAACTTCCAAAATGCTAATTTATCTAAATCGGTTTTTACTGAAAATTTTAGCAAAATTTCTGCGGTAGCATTCAGCCCCAATGGAAAAATTTTAGCGGCGAGTGACGAAAATGGCAAAATTTGCTTGTGGCGAGACTTTGGTGAGGGCGAACAACTTTCGACCTGTCTAGGACATATTGATTGGGTTCGAGCGATCGCCTTCAGTCCGAATGGTAGCACTCTTTGCAGTGCAGGTACTGACCAGAATGTGAAATTGTGGGATGTCAATACAGGTAAATGCCTGAAAACTTTAACAGAACATCCTGAGGGGGTACGATCTGTTGCCTTCAGTCCTCAAGGTGAAATTCTAGCTTCTGGCAGCGATGATCGGGCAGTGCGTTTGTGGAATATTTCGGATAACAAGTGTTATAAAGTGTTACAGGAACATACTGATTCAGTATTATCTGTAGTTTTTAGTCCTAAAGAGAAAATTCTCGCCAGTGCTAGTAGTGATAAAACCGTAAAGCTATGGAATTTCCGCACAGGAGAATGCCTCAAAACTTTGCAGGGACACACTAGTTCGGTTTCCTCAATTGCTTTCAATCCTGAAGGTAAGACCTTGGTTAGTGGTGGTGATGACCAAACTGTGAAACTCTGGAATATCTTAGATGGGAAGTGCCTGAGAACTTTCCAGGGACATAGTGACAGGATTAGGTCAGTCGCCTTTGCTCCTAGTGGTAATATTCTGGCTAGTGGCAGTGATGACCAAACTGTGAAGCTATGGAATTTCCGCACAGGAGAATGCCTCAAAACTTTGCAGGGACACACAAGTTTGGTCTGTTCTGTTGTTTTTAGTCCAGATGGTCAAACTTTGGTCAGTGGTAGTGATGACCAAACTGTGAGGTTTTGGGATGTTAGCACTGGTCAAGCCTTAAGAAACTTGCAGGGCTACAATAATGGGGTGTGGTCTGTTGCCTTTGCTCCTGGTGGCCAGACCATAATTAGCAGCAATAATGACCAAACCGTACAGCTCTGGGATGTCGCGGATGGGAAGTGCTACAAAACTTTACGAGGACACCCTAATCGAGTCAGAACCGTTGCCTTTAGTCCTCAAGGTGATATCTTAGCAAGTGGCAGTTACGATCAACTTGTGAGGCTGTGGGATACCAGCACCTGCCAATGTTCCAACATCTTACGGGGACATACTGGCTGGGTAAAGTCAGTTGCTTTTGCTCCTGGAGGTAAAATTCTCGCCAGTGGCAGTGATGACAAAACTGTAAGGCTTTGGGACGTTAACACTGCTAAAGTTTTGAATATTTTGGAACATAGTCATGGGGTATGGTCGGTTGCTTTCAGTCCTGAAGGTAAAATTCTCGCCAGTGGCAGTGATGACCAAACAGTGAAGCTTTGGAATGTTAGCACAGGTGAATGTCTCAAAATTTTGTCAGGACATACAAGTTGGGTATTGTCCGTTGCTTTCAATCCTAAAGGTAAAATTCTCGCTAGTAGCAGTAAAGATCAAACAGTGAAACTTTGGGATGTTAACACAGGTGAATGTCTCAAAATTTTGTTAGGACACACAAGCTGGGTATTGTCGGTTGCTTTTAGTCCGGAAGGTAAACTTTTGGCTAGCGGTAGCGTAGATCAAACGCTAAGGTTGTGGGATGTTCAATCCGGTCAATGTATCAAAACTTTGCATGGTCATACTCACTGGATAAGGTCAGTTGCCTTTAGTCCAGATAGTCAAACCCTGATAAGTGGCAGCGAAGATGAAACTGTTAAATTATGGGATATTTTGACGGGTGAATGCCTAAAAACTTTAAGAAACGAAAAGCCTTATGAGGAAATGAACATTACTGGCGTTACAGGTTTAACCCAAACAACTATTACTTCTTTGAAAATTTTGGGAGCAATCGAGAATTGATTTTCTCCCTGGCTTGACTCCCTTTCACTTTGTGTTGAGCCTGGGGTTAAAAGACGGCTTTGAACAATATTCCGTCCTGCATTCCTGGTCCATGTAATCATGGGCGGGGTTAAGGACGGGCAGAGGTTAAGGGGTTTACTCAGGTTCTTCTTGATTTTGGATATATTGCTTTAAAACTTCAAGTGGCGCTCCCCCAGCAGAGATCACGCAGTACGCTCCTGTCCAAAATACAGGCTTCCAGTAGAATTTATTGATATGTAATTTATTGATATGTTCGGCGAACTCCTTTCTGATCATGCGACTAGAAATAGTTTTTAAAGTATTTACTAGTTTTGATGGGGCAACATCAGGGGAAAAGTCTATAAGCAAGTGGACATGATCTAATTCTCCACCAAATTCTAAAAGCTCACTTTTTTGATTTTGGCATAGGTGGGAAAATATATCTTTCAATCGACTTAACATGTCTGAATTTATTACCTTTCGCCTATATTTCGTTACAAACACTATATGTAAATTTATTTTGTAAACGCAGTGCCTGTAGGAGTGAAGAATAGTTGACATGGATGTACACCATAGTCTAAATTATTGATATGAGTATAACCCGCCGCATTACATTTCGTCTTTATCCGTCTCCATCTCAAGCTAAAACCTTGAGTTGTTGGCGGCGTTTGCACAAGGATCTATATAATGCGGCGATTGCTAATAGAAAGAATCAATACAAACATTTTAAAAAGTCAGTTGATTACTATGAACAACAGAATTGCTTGCCAGAGTTTAAGGAGGTCTGGTACGAATACAAGCAATTAGGAAGTCATGCCCTGCAAGCTACCTTGAAGCGAGTAGACATGGCATTCCAGCGCTTCTTTAAAGGCTTAGGAGGATACCCAAAATTTAAATCAATTAGGCATTATTCTGGATGGACTTATCCATGTATTGCAGGTTGGAAGGCAATATCAAGAGGGAAAAACGGGCATTTAGAATTGTCTAATTTAGGCAAAATTCAAATGCGTGGGACAGCAAGAACATGGGGTAAACCTACAACCTGTACCATAGTCAATCGCCAAGGGATCTGGTATGCATCTATTACGGTGCAGTGCAATCCAGTGCGAGGAACAGGCGCAGGTGCAGTTGGACTAGACTTTGGATGTCTAACTGCTGTTGCTATGTCAGACGGAAATATTGTTGAGAACCCTCGTTACTTAGCTACTACACAAGCCAAGATAAGAAATGCATCCAAGTCTAAACGACGCAAAACTAAACCTGACTTTAAGCAGAAAATTATTGCATCTAAAGGATGGAAAAAAGCTAATAAGAGGATAAATAAATTACAACGTAAGGCGTCTAATCAGCGTTCTAATTGGATTCATCAAGTGGCAACAGAGATAGTAAGCTGTAATAGCCTCGTTGCTACGGAGAAACTCAATATTAAGACGATGACTCGCAAGGCTAAAAAAGGCAGCAAGAGAAAGTCTCAAAAAACAGGACTCAATCGCTCCATATTAGACGTAGGAATGGGGATGCTGAGGTCAGCGATTGAGTACAAGTTATCTGAGGCGGGAGGGATTTTTGTAGAAGTTCCTACGGTCAAAATTAAGCCTTCTCAAACCTGTCCTAAATGCGGAAGTCAAAAGAAAAAAGAATTATCTGAGCGAATCCATAATTGCCCATGTGGATTTACTTGTGACCGCGACGTAGCTGCGGCGATGGTGATGCTCAATTGGGCAATGGGGACGGGAACCGACCTCATCAAACGTGGATCGGATAGCTCTACTTCTACCCATTGCGGTGGGTTTAAGCAACTGTCTGATATGAAGCGTCAGAAACCTCGTCCATCTTCTTAGATGGGCGGGGTAGTTCATTTTATTCGTTGCATATAGGAAATTACAGAGGTTAAAAACCTATAAGCTATTGCGTATTTAACTTGCTTCCATAAATTGAAGATTTCTATCCCTATTTTAGAGATTTGGGGACTTCGTTGTGGAAAATTAGATACACAACAGCTTATCTTCTATGCAGGGTAAGGGCATCTCAAACCCTATTGACACGGTGGTTTTGGGGTTCAACCAAAGCACAAATAAGTTCAAAATTACTACACTGAGCCAAGGGGTGGGATTGACATTTTCGTATTTATGTGGTCAACAAACATAAAAAGCTATTTGACCCATGTTTTTTCAATCATTTACGACAATTTGTCCTATTTTGAATGAAAAACTGATATTCAGATAGAGTTTTAAGCTTTTTCTCTGTATCAAGAGCTACAAAATTAGATGCGCTTACCCTGATCTTCTATGTATGGGTTTCTAAAGTTGCTAAAGACTTTGGCTACTGTCTAAGTATTTTTTAAGCTTGCGTACCATCTCTCGAATTACATCGCTCTTTGTCCGCTGCATTTTCTCACAATATTCCTCCAAAATTATTTTCTCCTCCAGCGAAAATTGAATTGTTAAATTAGCAGCATTTTTTCTACCCATTGTCATTGACTTTTAATGACTTTCCAATTACTATTATATAGGAAATTACTAAGTAATCAAGAGGAAAAAAAGTTATAAACAGCAAATTTAATTTCCTTCCATTAGAGCAAATATTTGATACCTCAATTCAAGAGATATATATTAATATAATCATGAATTGTGGGTATAAATTTAAAAATCAGCTCTTAGTTTGCTAATAATAGACTTGTTGCTTAATAACGTCTAAAGTCCCTCAGGCATTGTAATATTTCCGTTTTAACTATCTAAAATTAGATTTTTGAAATGGTTGCTCTGACAGGGTTTTATCGATTATTTAGCTTGTTTTGCAACAACTCTGATTTACTGAGAAATCCCTTCCGTAAACGCTAGCGGTAGGAGCGTATTACTCCAAATACAATTCTCCCTAAGAAATTATGAAATTGGAGAAACCTAAACGCAATCGTGGGCTTATGCTGACTCGTGAAGGCTGGCAAAAGCTTCAGAACGCCAAACTTGAGTGGGAATTTAGGGAAAACAATGGCTCAAAATCTACCTTAGAAGAATTAAGCGAACAAGCTGGGATCACTCCTGTCACTTTAAGAAAGATATTAACTCGCGAAACGGGGGTTGACAAACGAACGCTTGTACGTTTGTTTATGATGTTTAATTTAGAACTGGATAAAAGCGATTATGCAAGCCCAGACTCTGATTTAAAAAGGCAGGAAGACTTGAAGAACCCCACCAAGCGCGTTGATTGGGGAGAAATGGTGGATGTATCTATTTTCTATGGACGCAGAGATGAACTGACTCTACTAGAGCAATGGCTGCTCCAGGAACGCTGTCGTGTAGTGGCGCTGTTGGGAATGGGAGGAATTGGTAAAACCTCTCTGGCTGCCAAGTTATCACAAAAGGTTCAAGGATGGTTTGAGTACGTTATCTGGCGATCGCTCTACAATGCTCCCCCACTTTTTGACCTGCTGGCAAATTTAATTCAATTTTTCTCTAACGAGCAGGTTTTAGAAACTGACTTACCAAAAAGTGTAGATGGCAGAATATCACAAGTAATTGAATATTTGCAACAACAGCGCTGTCTGATCGTATTAGATAATGTAGAGACTATATTGCAAACAGGGGCTTATGCTGGATGCTATCGAGAAGGCTATGAAGATTATGGCTTACTTATAAAACGATTGGGACAAGTTATGCATCAAAGCTCTTTGGTGCTGACTTCTCGTGAAAAACCCAAAGATATAGCCTCACTTGGAGGAGAAACACTGGCTGTTCGCTCACTACAACTCAGTGGTTTAGAGGTTGTAGCAGGGCAAAAAATCTTTGAAGCCAAAGGTTTTTCTGTCTCAGAGTCAGAATTACCAGCACTAGTCGAGCGTTATGCAGGTAATGCCCTAGCTTTGAAGATAGTAGCGACAACGATCCAAGATGTTTTTGATGGTCATGTTGCTGAATTTCTGCAACATTACACTGCTGTTTTTGGCAGCATTCGCGATCTGCTAGACCAGCAGTTTTCGCGCTTGGCAAATTTAGAGAAGGATATTGTATACTGGCTAGCAATCAATCGTGAGCCTGTTTCGCTATCAGAAATACGAGAGGATATTGTATCATCAATACCACCACAAAACTTATTGGAGGCTCTGGAGTCTCTGGTACGGCGATCGCTAGTTGAGAAAAGCACAGCACTCTTTACGCTACAACCTGTAGTAATGGAGTATGTGACTCAGCGATTAATAGAGATAGTTTGTGAAGAGATTGTCACTCAGAAACTTGATTTGTTCAGGTGTCATGCTTTGATGAAGGCGACGGCGAAAGACTATGTGAAGGAAACTCAAATTCGCCTTATCCTCAAACCAGTTATAGATGGGCTGCTCACAGTTTTTAGAAGCAAAACAGGTGTTGAAAAAGAGTTATCTAAAATTTTGGTAAGGCTGCGAGAGGAATCGCCGCTAGAACCAGGGTATACAGGTGGAAACGTTATTAATGTCCTAAGGCAGCTGGGAACCGATTTAACTGGCTATGATTTTTCTTATTTAACTGTTTGGCAGGCAGACCTGCGAAAGGTAAATTTATACAACGTAAACTTCCAAAATGCCGATCTCGCAAAGTCGGTTTTTTCCGAGACCTTTGGTGGAGTGATGTCTGTCGCCTTTAGCCCGGACGGGAAACTCCTAGCCGCAGGGGATAGCAATGGTGAAATTCACTTGTGGCGAGTAGCTGACAGTCAACAAATTCTCATCTTTCGAGGACACAGGAACTGGGTTGTGTCGCTTGCCTTCAGTCCTGATGGCAGGACTCTTGCCAGCGGGAGTAGTGACTGTACGATAAGGCTGTGGGATGTCGATACTGGTCAATACCTTCACACCTTGAGGGAGCATGGTAATGAGGTTTGGTCAGTTGCCTTTAGTCCGAATGGTGACAAGCTAGCCAGTGGCTGTGATGACCACATGGTAAGGCTATGGCTTGTCAGCACTGGTGAATGCCTGAAAATTTTCCAGGGACATGCAAATTGGGTACTCTCAGTTACTTTTAGTCTAGATGGTCAGAAGTTGGTGAGCGGTAGTGATGACAACACAATCAGGTTGTGGGATATTAACAGTGGTGAGTGCCTGAAAATTTTCCGAGGGCATACTGATGGGATACGGTCAATTAGCCTCAGTTCTGACGCCCAGATGCTCGCAAGTAGCAGTGATGACCAGACAATTAGGTTATGGAATTTCAGCACTGGTGAATGCAAAAGAATTTTGGAGGGACATTCTAATCAGATATTTTCAGTTGCCTTCAGTCCACAAGGTGATATTCTAGCTAGTGGCAGTCATGACCAGACTGTGAGGTTGTGGGATGTCAGTACTGGTGAATGCAAAAGAATTTTTCAGGGACATTCTAATTGGGTGTGTTCAGTTGCCTTCAGCGCAGAAGGTGATGTTCTAGCTAGTGGCAGTCGCGACCAGACTGTGAGACTATGGCATATTCGTAGCAGTCAATGCCTCAAAACTTTCCAAGGACATACCAATCAAGTACTCTCAGTTGCTTTCAATCCCGATGGCAACATCTTGGCGAGCGGTGGTCATAACCACAAGGTGAGATTGTGGGATGTCCGTATCGGTCAAACTTTAAAGACTCTCGAAGGACACACCAATTGGATATACTCAGTTGCCTTCAACCCACAAGGCGATACACTGGTTAGTGGTAGTGGAGACAAAACGGTGAGGTTGTGGGATGTCAGCACTGGTCAATGCCTGAGAACTTGCCAGGGACATACTGCTGCGGTTTGGTCAGTTGCCCTCAGCCCTGACGGTAGAATGTTTGCGAGTGGCAGTGAAGACCAAACAATCAGGTTGTGGGATATCCGCACTGGTCAATGCTTGAAAACTTGCCAGGGACATGCTGCTGCGGTTTGGTCAGTTGCCTTCAGTCCTCAAGGGACTGTGCTAGCCAGTGGGTCTTTGGACCAGACAGTCAAGTTGTGGGATGCTAACACTGGTGAATGCCTTAGAACATTAGAGGGACATACGAGTTGGGCTTGGGCAGTTGCCTTCAGTGCAGATGGTGAACTGCTGGCAAGTACTAGTACAGATCGAACATTAAGATTATGGAGTGTCCGTACTGGTGAATGCAAAAGAATTTTGCAGATGGATACAGGCTGGCTACTCTCAGTTGCTTTTAGTCCGGACAACCAAACGCTAGCGACTAGCAGTCAAGATCACACAGTCAAGTTCTGGGATATCAGCACTGGTGAATGTTTAAAAACTTTGACCGGGCACTCGGCTTGGCTCTGGTCAGTCGCTTTTTGTCCGGATAATCAAACTCTGGCTAGCGGTGGCGAAGACGAGACAATTAGACTTTGGAATATTAGAACTGGCGAATGCTTAAAGACTCTGGAAGCCGAAAAACCCTATGAGCTTTTGATTCTCACAGGGGTTACTGGTATAACAGAAGCAACGAGGGCGACGCTGAAAGCTTTGGGTGCGGTTGATTAAACCTCTTTTGCCAATCTAGCTTAATGTAATTATTTGGTCGCTATTACTTTAATCTTCAGAGCGGTTTGAAACGGATAACCACAATCTATTAGACACCTGGTAAATCGTAGGCTAAAAGTTCTTGCTTGGATTTATCGCCTAAAATGCCTTCCCACTCCTTTTCGAGATCGATCTCCTCTAAGACTATATCGCTCTCAAGGGGGCGGTTAACAGACTCCTGTCTCAAAGACTGCTGCTTGCTTGTTGGAGCAAAACTATAATTCTTTGACCGCAGATGTATCTCTATCATTAGTATAGATGCTGCGATCGCACAGACACTCACAAAAGTTAAAAGAGCGGAAGACTGCTTCTGATTTGCTGAGATTTTCTTGTTAGGTTCCATGATATTTTCCTCGAAGTTTTCTTTTAAAATCGGGTTGAAGGCATTAGGGAAACGATAGGTTGTCCTTGCTCTGCGATTTATCGTCTAAGCAGGAGACAATCGGATTCCTCCTGTTGATGTGGATGCAAAGTTAACGGTCTTAATATCTGCTGGAGTTCTTCATCGGATGGATAGCTTCTCTGGGGTGAGCTGAAGTACAACAGTGCGGTTTCATAGCAGGCGATAGCGACGCGAGTGCGTTCTTCTGGAGCTAGCGCTGCTACCAGTGCAACGGTCTCCTCCACATGCTCCACATCGCTGCCAACACCACTATGTACACGCAGACATCGGGTGGCATTCGTGCCAGGTGGCAACAGCGCTTCTACCGCCTGAATGTACTCCTGGCTAATAGCGGTTGCGAGGCGTTCCAGCGTATAACAATAGCCCACGCAACTCAACGGATCAGGGGCTTGCACACTGCGAGTGAAGTAATCTAATAAAACCTTTGCCGATGGAGGAACGAGGGCTTCCACCACCGCCTCAGCTTTGTATCCCAGCGACTGAATATCGAGTAGGGCAAGTCGGTCGTGACCGCGTTCTTCAATGGCTTTTTGTGTTGCCCACTGCGCCAAACTTTCGCGACCAGCCGCAGCGAACAGCTGGGCGGCTTCTTCCATCAGTCGTGGCGTGGAGTGGGTGAGATGGTATTGACCCGCCAAATGCCAAATCCAACGCGTACGGCTCAAGGCAGGGGGGCGGTGGCTTGACAAAACTGCACGTTTAGCAAGCACGATGGAGGTATCGAAGAGCTTTTGGGTTGTGGCTACACTGCCTGCACCGCTTCTCGGTTGGGCTAAGAAATCGCTGCTATCGCCAGAACTGGGTAGGTACAACCAAACGCGGTCAGCCGTGGCCACCACTACTTTGTCAGAGGCAATAGGTATCCATTCAATGTCAGTTAAAAAGTCATTAGGCATAGTTCGTTTCCTCAGTTATGGTTGCTACAGAATTAGGCAAAGTCACTCGTGGCAATAACAGGGTTGTTGCGAAATAAGCTAAATAACCCATGAAATCTAGCACAGCAAGCATTTCAACCGATGGTTAAAATGTAGACAGTACAATGGGTTGAGCTATTTAAGGCGTTATTAAGCGACAATTCTAAAAAATTGCCAGTCAAGTAAGTAAATTGAACTGTGTTACAGCTTGTGCTGTTGGAATGCTAGAGGAATGCGATCGCCTACGGCGGGCGGTTACACCATCGCACCTATCGAAACACCAAATGCATATTGCATTTCTATGTCTTTCAGCATCTTGACCACCGCCTTAGCTACCAAGGCATGGGCAATTTGCTGACTTTCTTTGAGAAAGGCAATGTCCAATTGTGAGTTTCGCTGGACGTTTCCAAGAAAAGAGGTAGTTAAAGATGACTTAGTACAGCTTTGCGTAAAATCGTAGCGTTTTTAATGCAAGGGGATGCATTGGCATTGTCAGTCGATGCATTAGCATTGTCAGGCGATGCGTTGGCATTGTTAGTCGATGCGTTGGCATTGTCAGCCGATGCATTAGCATTGCAGGGTATTGCCAAATTTAATTCG
It includes:
- a CDS encoding ribbon-helix-helix protein, CopG family, which gives rise to MTMGRKNAANLTIQFSLEEKIILEEYCEKMQRTKSDVIREMVRKLKKYLDSSQSL
- a CDS encoding NACHT and WD40 repeat domain-containing protein; amino-acid sequence: MNRHKPKRNRGVILTPEGWQKLQQAKLEGELREKFGSKYTLEEISERAGLTSNTVAKILTNQEGVDKRTLVYLFMAFNLELNPQDYFKLNPDLAGLSALGSRKRVDRGEMVDVSVFYGRRDELTLLEQWLIQERCRVVALLGMGGIGKTSLAAKLAQKVQGCFEYVIWRSLYNAPPLFDLLANLIQFFSNEQVLETDLPKSVDGRISQVIEYLQQQRCLIVLDNVETILQPGAYAGCYREGYEDYGLLIKRLGQVMHQSSLVLTSREKPKDMASQEGQALPVRSLQVKGLNEEEVKKIFHLKGLLGTESQNKTLVELYSGNPLALKIVATTIQDVFNGDISEFLNQKTSVFGDICAVLEQQFERLSNLERVVMYWLAINRESISLCNLQEDLTSLVIPHKLLEALESLLRRSLIDKFQSTLSEKSGLLFTLHSVVMEYVTSKLIQQTYEEIATQEIVLLKYYALSKAQSKDYTRETQIRLIIKPVIDELFTIFKIPRRLENHLNEILVKLQRESSVEPGYTSGNILNLLRHLKTDLRGYDFSNLSVWQVDMRGVSLPQVNFQNANLSKSVFTENFSKISAVAFSPNGKILAASDENGKICLWRDFGEGEQLSTCLGHIDWVRAIAFSPNGSTLCSAGTDQNVKLWDVNTGKCLKTLTEHPEGVRSVAFSPQGEILASGSDDRAVRLWNISDNKCYKVLQEHTDSVLSVVFSPKEKILASASSDKTVKLWNFRTGECLKTLQGHTSSVSSIAFNPEGKTLVSGGDDQTVKLWNILDGKCLRTFQGHSDRIRSVAFAPSGNILASGSDDQTVKLWNFRTGECLKTLQGHTSLVCSVVFSPDGQTLVSGSDDQTVRFWDVSTGQALRNLQGYNNGVWSVAFAPGGQTIISSNNDQTVQLWDVADGKCYKTLRGHPNRVRTVAFSPQGDILASGSYDQLVRLWDTSTCQCSNILRGHTGWVKSVAFAPGGKILASGSDDKTVRLWDVNTAKVLNILEHSHGVWSVAFSPEGKILASGSDDQTVKLWNVSTGECLKILSGHTSWVLSVAFNPKGKILASSSKDQTVKLWDVNTGECLKILLGHTSWVLSVAFSPEGKLLASGSVDQTLRLWDVQSGQCIKTLHGHTHWIRSVAFSPDSQTLISGSEDETVKLWDILTGECLKTLRNEKPYEEMNITGVTGLTQTTITSLKILGAIEN
- the tnpA gene encoding IS200/IS605 family transposase, which encodes MSTILHSYRHCVYKINLHIVFVTKYRRKVINSDMLSRLKDIFSHLCQNQKSELLEFGGELDHVHLLIDFSPDVAPSKLVNTLKTISSRMIRKEFAEHINKLHINKFYWKPVFWTGAYCVISAGGAPLEVLKQYIQNQEEPE
- a CDS encoding RNA-guided endonuclease InsQ/TnpB family protein encodes the protein MSITRRITFRLYPSPSQAKTLSCWRRLHKDLYNAAIANRKNQYKHFKKSVDYYEQQNCLPEFKEVWYEYKQLGSHALQATLKRVDMAFQRFFKGLGGYPKFKSIRHYSGWTYPCIAGWKAISRGKNGHLELSNLGKIQMRGTARTWGKPTTCTIVNRQGIWYASITVQCNPVRGTGAGAVGLDFGCLTAVAMSDGNIVENPRYLATTQAKIRNASKSKRRKTKPDFKQKIIASKGWKKANKRINKLQRKASNQRSNWIHQVATEIVSCNSLVATEKLNIKTMTRKAKKGSKRKSQKTGLNRSILDVGMGMLRSAIEYKLSEAGGIFVEVPTVKIKPSQTCPKCGSQKKKELSERIHNCPCGFTCDRDVAAAMVMLNWAMGTGTDLIKRGSDSSTSTHCGGFKQLSDMKRQKPRPSS
- a CDS encoding WD40 domain-containing protein, which codes for MKLEKPKRNRGLMLTREGWQKLQNAKLEWEFRENNGSKSTLEELSEQAGITPVTLRKILTRETGVDKRTLVRLFMMFNLELDKSDYASPDSDLKRQEDLKNPTKRVDWGEMVDVSIFYGRRDELTLLEQWLLQERCRVVALLGMGGIGKTSLAAKLSQKVQGWFEYVIWRSLYNAPPLFDLLANLIQFFSNEQVLETDLPKSVDGRISQVIEYLQQQRCLIVLDNVETILQTGAYAGCYREGYEDYGLLIKRLGQVMHQSSLVLTSREKPKDIASLGGETLAVRSLQLSGLEVVAGQKIFEAKGFSVSESELPALVERYAGNALALKIVATTIQDVFDGHVAEFLQHYTAVFGSIRDLLDQQFSRLANLEKDIVYWLAINREPVSLSEIREDIVSSIPPQNLLEALESLVRRSLVEKSTALFTLQPVVMEYVTQRLIEIVCEEIVTQKLDLFRCHALMKATAKDYVKETQIRLILKPVIDGLLTVFRSKTGVEKELSKILVRLREESPLEPGYTGGNVINVLRQLGTDLTGYDFSYLTVWQADLRKVNLYNVNFQNADLAKSVFSETFGGVMSVAFSPDGKLLAAGDSNGEIHLWRVADSQQILIFRGHRNWVVSLAFSPDGRTLASGSSDCTIRLWDVDTGQYLHTLREHGNEVWSVAFSPNGDKLASGCDDHMVRLWLVSTGECLKIFQGHANWVLSVTFSLDGQKLVSGSDDNTIRLWDINSGECLKIFRGHTDGIRSISLSSDAQMLASSSDDQTIRLWNFSTGECKRILEGHSNQIFSVAFSPQGDILASGSHDQTVRLWDVSTGECKRIFQGHSNWVCSVAFSAEGDVLASGSRDQTVRLWHIRSSQCLKTFQGHTNQVLSVAFNPDGNILASGGHNHKVRLWDVRIGQTLKTLEGHTNWIYSVAFNPQGDTLVSGSGDKTVRLWDVSTGQCLRTCQGHTAAVWSVALSPDGRMFASGSEDQTIRLWDIRTGQCLKTCQGHAAAVWSVAFSPQGTVLASGSLDQTVKLWDANTGECLRTLEGHTSWAWAVAFSADGELLASTSTDRTLRLWSVRTGECKRILQMDTGWLLSVAFSPDNQTLATSSQDHTVKFWDISTGECLKTLTGHSAWLWSVAFCPDNQTLASGGEDETIRLWNIRTGECLKTLEAEKPYELLILTGVTGITEATRATLKALGAVD